In Paraburkholderia sp. PGU19, a single window of DNA contains:
- a CDS encoding DUF4331 domain-containing protein → MQVLTTTLLFCAAVGCAYASSHREAPLIATMPKVDGTDFYMFNSYEPNRRGYVTLIANYSPLEDAYGGPNYFTLDPDALYEIHIDNVGDGRAHMTFQFRFKNTVSNVALNVGGKQVAIPLVQAGPVSAGDSANLNVNETYTLKVLRGNDDHSGEAVTGPGGITTFTKPTDFIGTKTFGSASDYASYSRQYVYTINIPGCSAPGRVFVGQRKESFAVALGKTFDLLNLNPLGPRNGNPNDLADKNITSIALEVPTQCLVGQSGSPVIGGWTTSSIRVERLHALNPDSASSTPEKSAGGWVQVSRLGMPLVNELVIGLKDKDKFNNSRPANDGQFADYVTNPTLPALIESLFPAAKAPTNFPRLDLVFTFLTGFRGLNQLRMVTPSEMLRLNTSIPPTPKGSQNNLGVLAGDNAGFPNGRRPGDDVVTASLRVVIGVLCTFNNPGIFGCSPSDAPAGAAPLTDGAAIGDGVFDGSFPYLTTPIPGATN, encoded by the coding sequence ATGCAGGTACTGACTACAACACTGCTTTTCTGTGCCGCCGTAGGCTGTGCTTATGCATCGAGCCATCGTGAGGCGCCGCTGATCGCGACAATGCCAAAGGTGGATGGCACCGACTTCTACATGTTCAACAGCTATGAGCCGAATCGACGTGGCTATGTGACGCTGATCGCCAACTATTCGCCTTTGGAAGATGCCTACGGAGGCCCGAATTACTTCACACTCGACCCCGATGCGCTGTATGAAATTCACATCGATAACGTCGGCGACGGCAGAGCGCATATGACGTTTCAATTCCGGTTCAAGAACACGGTGAGCAATGTCGCCCTGAACGTCGGCGGAAAGCAGGTTGCGATCCCTCTCGTTCAGGCGGGCCCCGTATCAGCAGGCGATTCGGCGAATCTGAACGTTAACGAAACGTACACGCTTAAAGTATTACGCGGTAACGACGACCATTCTGGAGAGGCGGTCACAGGCCCGGGCGGTATCACAACGTTCACGAAACCGACCGACTTTATAGGGACCAAGACCTTTGGCAGCGCAAGTGACTATGCCAGCTACTCACGGCAATATGTGTACACGATCAACATTCCGGGGTGCAGTGCTCCGGGTCGCGTTTTTGTGGGTCAGCGAAAGGAGTCGTTCGCGGTGGCACTCGGCAAGACGTTCGATCTGCTGAACCTCAATCCTCTGGGACCCAGAAACGGGAACCCGAACGATCTGGCCGACAAGAACATCACCTCTATCGCGCTCGAGGTGCCGACCCAATGTCTGGTTGGCCAGAGTGGCTCCCCGGTCATCGGGGGATGGACGACATCAAGCATTCGCGTGGAGAGACTGCATGCGCTAAATCCAGATAGCGCTAGCAGCACCCCAGAAAAATCGGCGGGCGGCTGGGTACAGGTTTCCCGGCTCGGAATGCCACTGGTCAACGAACTCGTGATCGGACTGAAGGACAAGGACAAATTCAACAACTCAAGGCCGGCGAACGACGGGCAGTTCGCCGACTATGTGACGAATCCCACGCTGCCAGCGCTGATCGAGAGCCTTTTTCCCGCGGCCAAAGCGCCAACCAATTTCCCGCGCCTCGATCTGGTGTTCACGTTCCTGACGGGCTTTCGGGGACTCAACCAGTTAAGAATGGTCACTCCGTCAGAGATGTTGCGTCTGAATACGTCTATTCCGCCGACACCCAAAGGGAGTCAGAACAATCTGGGCGTCCTGGCTGGCGACAACGCGGGCTTTCCAAACGGACGGCGGCCAGGCGACGACGTCGTCACGGCATCGCTCAGGGTGGTGATAGGCGTGCTATGCACATTCAATAACCCGGGAATCTTCGGCTGTTCGCCGTCTGATGCGCCAGCCGGAGCAGCGCCCCTGACAGACGGCGCAGCAATTGGCGACGGTGTATTCGACGGTTCTTTTCCTTACCTGACCACACCGATCCCCGGTGCAACCAATTGA
- a CDS encoding tetratricopeptide repeat protein, with translation MLETLPPRAHDALNSAIASMHAALAVDGHNFDLAAALAKRHLERFRRDQDPRDLGQAEAALEPWLRQPNPPPRALVLRANVRQSNHLFASALDDLDHAIRAEPENADAWLMRASILQVQGRYLEARQSCGRLILTNAVIAGICLANVAAVSGRPEQAYLLLQRFAGQVPPTDLLYSWLMISQAETAVWMNKQEAAEQFFRNAMAANPRDAYLKAAWADFLLDQNRPREVLALLAADIRNDNLLLRLALAEKQAGLDADLAPHIEDLQSRFAASAERGDRVHLREEAIFNLKLLNDPEKALSLAEADWQVQKEVADCRILMEAAIAARQPARAAPAMMWLKTARLRHPVLTRLEAQLASHVVGAGLAIRATHGGPSA, from the coding sequence GTGCTGGAAACGCTCCCGCCCCGTGCGCACGATGCGCTTAATTCGGCCATTGCGAGCATGCACGCAGCTCTGGCCGTCGACGGCCACAACTTCGACCTGGCGGCCGCCCTCGCAAAGCGTCACCTTGAACGTTTTCGACGCGATCAGGACCCGCGCGACCTGGGCCAGGCCGAAGCCGCACTCGAACCGTGGCTTCGGCAGCCCAACCCGCCGCCACGCGCATTGGTGCTCCGTGCGAATGTTCGGCAAAGCAACCATCTATTCGCGAGCGCGCTCGACGATCTCGACCACGCAATTCGCGCCGAGCCCGAAAACGCGGACGCGTGGCTGATGCGTGCGAGCATCCTGCAGGTTCAGGGTCGCTACCTCGAGGCCAGGCAGAGTTGCGGTCGGCTCATCTTGACGAATGCCGTCATCGCGGGGATATGCCTCGCCAATGTGGCAGCGGTGAGCGGCAGACCCGAGCAGGCTTATCTCCTTTTGCAGCGCTTTGCCGGACAGGTACCACCGACCGATTTGCTCTACTCCTGGCTTATGATCAGTCAAGCCGAAACGGCCGTCTGGATGAACAAGCAGGAAGCGGCCGAACAATTCTTCCGTAACGCGATGGCTGCCAATCCGCGCGACGCCTACCTGAAAGCAGCCTGGGCTGACTTCCTGCTCGACCAGAACCGGCCCAGGGAAGTCCTCGCCCTGCTCGCGGCCGACATCCGCAACGATAACCTGCTCCTTCGCCTCGCGCTGGCCGAGAAACAGGCGGGGCTGGACGCCGATCTGGCGCCGCACATCGAAGATTTGCAGAGCCGGTTCGCGGCGTCCGCCGAGCGGGGTGATCGCGTGCATCTGCGCGAGGAAGCCATTTTCAACCTCAAACTCCTCAACGACCCGGAGAAGGCGCTCAGTCTAGCCGAGGCTGACTGGCAGGTGCAAAAAGAGGTCGCGGATTGCCGGATCCTGATGGAGGCGGCGATCGCCGCCCGCCAACCTGCACGCGCAGCACCGGCGATGATGTGGCTGAAGACCGCGCGATTGCGCCATCCCGTCTTGACGAGACTGGAGGCGCAACTGGCAAGCCATGTCGTTGGGGCCGGGCTTGCGATACGTGCGACACACGGGGGCCCGTCTGCATGA
- a CDS encoding HupE/UreJ family protein yields MKRRAPGGLALFMLCWAVAVQAHKPSDSYLTLTVSDKTIVGRWDIALRDLDNPLILDANGDGVLTWGEVRIREADIKSYAFTRIKLTGDGRACAIHPGNLLIDHHTDGAYAVLEFDVACPTRPTRLGIDYRLFADVDTLHKGLVHVVSNGATATAILGLGHPTEILDIRGKGVGRAFIDFVGEGMWHIWRGFDHALFLLSLMLPAACVLHGKKWFPADSPRAVSIDVLKLVTAFTLAHAITLSLATLHVVALPSRWVEVAIAVTILLSALNNIFPVVRRRRWLVAFTFGLIHGFGFASVLTDMALPTSLLATALAGFNIGVELGQISLVLLLLPILYIYRSSGWFRLATLYGGSAAITVFATLWIYERTTGLTVLAL; encoded by the coding sequence ATGAAACGCCGAGCGCCCGGGGGGCTGGCACTCTTCATGTTGTGCTGGGCTGTCGCGGTGCAGGCGCACAAGCCGAGCGACAGCTACCTGACCCTTACCGTCAGCGACAAAACGATTGTGGGCCGATGGGATATTGCTCTTCGCGACCTGGACAATCCGCTTATTCTCGATGCGAATGGGGACGGCGTGCTGACGTGGGGCGAGGTCCGCATCCGCGAAGCGGACATCAAGTCGTATGCCTTCACGCGTATCAAGCTGACGGGTGACGGGCGAGCGTGCGCGATTCATCCGGGCAACCTGCTGATCGACCACCACACCGACGGCGCGTACGCGGTACTCGAATTCGACGTGGCGTGTCCAACCCGACCGACCCGACTTGGCATTGACTACCGTCTGTTTGCCGACGTCGACACGCTGCACAAGGGACTCGTACACGTCGTGAGCAACGGTGCAACGGCGACGGCCATTCTTGGGCTCGGTCACCCGACCGAGATCCTCGACATACGCGGGAAGGGCGTCGGGCGCGCCTTCATCGATTTTGTTGGGGAGGGCATGTGGCACATCTGGCGCGGCTTCGATCACGCCTTGTTTCTTCTGTCTCTGATGTTGCCGGCAGCTTGCGTGCTGCACGGAAAAAAGTGGTTTCCGGCCGACTCCCCCAGGGCGGTGTCGATCGATGTATTGAAACTCGTCACTGCGTTCACCCTGGCGCACGCGATCACATTGTCTCTTGCCACGCTGCACGTTGTGGCGTTGCCGTCTCGGTGGGTGGAAGTCGCTATCGCTGTGACGATTCTGCTTTCCGCACTCAACAATATTTTTCCCGTGGTCCGCAGGCGCCGCTGGCTGGTCGCGTTTACTTTTGGCTTGATCCACGGTTTCGGTTTCGCAAGCGTGCTCACCGATATGGCGCTCCCGACATCCCTTCTTGCCACAGCCCTTGCCGGCTTCAATATCGGTGTCGAACTGGGGCAGATCTCCCTGGTCCTGCTGCTCTTGCCCATTCTTTACATCTATCGGTCAAGTGGCTGGTTTCGCCTGGCTACGCTGTACGGCGGGTCGGCAGCGATCACAGTTTTCGCAACCCTGTGGATTTATGAGCGAACAACCGGGCTGACGGTGCTTGCACTTTAG
- a CDS encoding HupE/UreJ family protein produces the protein MRALHRVVRQAAAGLSGLTWLASAEAHAVYQGVGDFYAGMLHPLTSPEHVLPMLVLGALAGQNGLKRCEFVLWAFPAAMAAGGCIALMVPGLRGVLLLNVVSTVLLGALLAAAFTLPSWLILILSVGVGLPDGYANGSAIIGQIRPAVFIAGMVVASFILIAYTVAATSFLLRLRPTWIAIAVRVAGSWAAAIGLLVLSLTQRALLLS, from the coding sequence ATGCGCGCATTGCACCGGGTGGTCCGGCAAGCCGCTGCCGGTCTGAGTGGGCTGACGTGGCTTGCATCAGCCGAAGCACACGCGGTGTACCAGGGCGTGGGCGACTTCTACGCGGGGATGCTGCATCCGTTGACGTCGCCGGAACATGTATTGCCCATGCTGGTGCTCGGCGCGCTGGCTGGGCAGAACGGCCTGAAACGTTGTGAATTCGTGCTTTGGGCATTTCCGGCCGCCATGGCGGCCGGCGGGTGCATCGCCCTTATGGTTCCTGGTCTGCGCGGTGTGCTTCTGCTCAACGTTGTCTCAACCGTATTGCTGGGTGCCCTCCTGGCGGCTGCCTTTACGTTGCCGTCATGGCTGATTCTGATTCTTTCGGTCGGGGTCGGCCTGCCCGACGGATACGCAAACGGATCAGCCATCATCGGTCAAATCCGCCCAGCCGTTTTCATAGCAGGCATGGTGGTCGCGAGCTTCATCCTGATTGCCTATACGGTGGCGGCGACCTCGTTCCTGCTGCGGCTGCGGCCCACCTGGATCGCCATTGCCGTGCGCGTCGCGGGCAGCTGGGCCGCCGCAATCGGGCTTCTCGTCCTCAGTCTCACTCAACGTGCGTTGCTTCTCTCCTAG
- a CDS encoding HupE/UreJ family protein, with the protein MTLRKRPAIHAALIFGCGCLVPVIAFAHTGQGDVSGGLIAGFKHPISGLDHVVAMVAVGLWGAQLGRPAIWVLPVTFPIVMAFGAVIGGLGVPIPGIEVGIALSALALGAAVALALTPPLWIAGLLVAAFAICHGHAHGAELPGSANAMTYAIGFVAATGSLHALGILIGTVNRWKAGGYALRAGGAVISGCGVYFLTYAIRGA; encoded by the coding sequence ATGACACTTCGAAAGCGACCTGCAATCCATGCAGCACTGATATTCGGGTGTGGGTGTCTCGTTCCGGTTATTGCATTCGCGCATACTGGCCAAGGCGACGTATCCGGTGGCTTGATCGCGGGATTCAAACATCCAATCTCCGGCCTGGATCACGTCGTCGCAATGGTGGCGGTCGGACTATGGGGCGCCCAGTTGGGGAGGCCGGCCATTTGGGTGCTGCCGGTCACGTTCCCGATCGTCATGGCCTTCGGCGCTGTTATCGGTGGCCTGGGCGTTCCCATTCCGGGGATCGAGGTCGGCATTGCGTTATCGGCACTGGCGCTCGGTGCAGCGGTGGCACTTGCGTTGACGCCGCCGCTCTGGATTGCGGGTCTGCTGGTTGCCGCCTTTGCCATCTGCCATGGACACGCACACGGGGCGGAACTGCCCGGGTCCGCGAACGCGATGACCTATGCGATCGGTTTCGTCGCGGCTACCGGCTCACTTCACGCACTCGGTATCCTGATCGGCACAGTCAATCGCTGGAAGGCGGGCGGCTACGCACTGCGGGCAGGCGGAGCCGTTATCTCCGGCTGCGGTGTCTATTTCCTCACGTATGCGATTCGGGGAGCGTGA
- a CDS encoding EthD domain-containing protein produces MGLISKKADWSLEDFRQHWLNHHGPLVKNAPGLSQYRQNHVVDKVQRGIDFEREPWEFDGFSQLWISDRDKPFGGGELPQRILADENHFLGRLHIVTVKQTTVVDVPGDDVRGKVKKRMSLIRRRPQLTEEDFLNEWKVHADWVRTMPGVLGYRQNAVIQREVHKGQPCSYDELPIDGIVEFWFESTDSLQSAFASEAGIKTMAHAKTFLSGITAFLVEEHRII; encoded by the coding sequence ATGGGTCTGATTTCGAAGAAGGCCGATTGGTCGCTTGAAGACTTCCGGCAGCATTGGCTCAATCACCACGGACCGCTCGTGAAGAACGCTCCGGGGCTTTCCCAGTATCGACAGAATCACGTGGTCGATAAGGTGCAGCGCGGCATCGATTTCGAACGTGAACCCTGGGAATTCGACGGGTTCTCTCAGCTCTGGATTTCCGACCGAGACAAGCCGTTTGGCGGCGGTGAACTGCCTCAAAGAATTCTTGCAGACGAGAACCACTTTCTCGGTCGACTGCACATCGTGACCGTCAAGCAAACGACGGTGGTCGACGTTCCGGGCGACGACGTCCGAGGCAAGGTCAAGAAAAGGATGTCGCTGATTCGCCGCCGTCCCCAGTTGACTGAGGAGGACTTTCTGAACGAATGGAAGGTACACGCGGACTGGGTCCGGACGATGCCCGGGGTGTTGGGCTATCGGCAGAACGCGGTGATACAACGGGAAGTTCACAAAGGGCAACCATGCTCCTACGACGAACTGCCCATCGACGGAATCGTCGAGTTCTGGTTTGAGAGTACCGACTCCTTGCAATCGGCGTTTGCGTCGGAAGCGGGCATTAAAACGATGGCGCACGCGAAGACATTTCTTTCCGGCATCACGGCATTCCTCGTTGAAGAGCACAGAATTATCTAA
- a CDS encoding ABC transporter ATP-binding protein translates to MLKIDSVKVSYGAIQAVKGVSLEVREGEVVTIIGANGAGKSSLLKSIAGLQSVASGRITVGGRDCTQLAPHLRLGLGIALSPEGRGVFPDQTVRENLLLGAYSRKQSVAATEASMEREFDRFPRLRERQNQLSGTLSGGEQQMLAISRALMSQPRLLLLDEPSLGLAPLVIRDIFDAIRSLREEGLTILLVEQMAKQALGVADRAYVLEVGNITLEGTGRDLLNDPKVKAAYLGAH, encoded by the coding sequence ATGCTGAAAATCGATTCGGTGAAGGTTTCCTATGGCGCTATCCAGGCTGTTAAAGGTGTCAGCCTCGAAGTGCGTGAAGGCGAGGTTGTGACCATCATCGGCGCAAATGGGGCGGGGAAGAGCAGCCTCCTCAAGAGCATCGCCGGTTTGCAAAGTGTCGCATCGGGGCGTATCACGGTCGGCGGTCGCGATTGCACTCAACTGGCTCCGCATTTGCGACTCGGACTCGGCATTGCGTTGTCTCCGGAAGGGCGGGGAGTGTTTCCCGACCAGACGGTAAGAGAGAACCTTCTGCTGGGCGCCTATTCGCGCAAGCAGTCAGTCGCTGCGACGGAAGCGTCAATGGAGCGGGAGTTCGACCGCTTCCCACGGTTGCGCGAGCGACAAAACCAGCTCTCTGGGACGCTGTCCGGGGGAGAGCAGCAGATGCTCGCAATCTCGCGAGCGCTGATGAGCCAGCCGCGGCTGCTGCTTCTCGATGAGCCGTCACTTGGACTCGCTCCGCTTGTTATTCGGGACATTTTTGATGCTATCCGAAGCCTGCGTGAAGAAGGATTGACGATACTTCTCGTCGAGCAGATGGCGAAGCAAGCACTCGGTGTGGCCGACCGTGCGTATGTGCTCGAGGTCGGAAATATCACGCTTGAGGGTACTGGGCGTGATTTGCTCAATGACCCAAAGGTCAAAGCCGCTTATCTGGGAGCACACTGA